TCTATTTCTGCATCAGGCAGCAATTGGTGTAGGGTGTTTGACATTGTGCCGCCACCCAAGCCAACAATTAAAACGCGGCTAGGGTTAGTATTTACTATCATGCCAGAGAACATCAACTTGGTGTAATTGAACACTAAGCGGTTAGGGTCTGATTTTAAAAAGCAGCTTTGGTTGGTTTTCTTACTTTTTACATTGAACTTTAAGCAACGCAAATTTCCTGTGTCTTCCACTAAAATATTGCGATACATAGATCGTTCTTGATGAATAACTTTGGCTAAAGCACTGGTTGTAAACAAACTAAAGGCTAGCAAAATGGTGAGCATGTATACATTAGTTCTCATGAGCCACTTCCTCGGTTGTCGCTAGTTGTGTTTGACTCGCCAATTTTTGAAAAGTGATGGCCGTTGCCCCTAGTACAACGAGCAGTGCGCTGTAGCTGACAATAATGGTGTTAACTTCAAACCAAAGGACAAAATAGAAAGAGGTAAAAATAGTGCCCATGGCAGAGCCTAAGGTGCTAACAAAATATAAAATGCCAGCAACTTGCCCGCTTTGCTCTTTACTCGTTACGAGCAAACGTACGGAGTAAGGAGAAATCATCCCAAGCACTATGGTCGGCAATAAAAATAAGGCACTTGCGGCTGCCAACGAGCCATAGCGACTGTCTTCAATCGCGACAAATATCGTCTCCATAATCGGGTTGGCCCATAACGCAATTGGCAGGACTAAAATACCAGCAACAATAAAAATCATGCCATAGCGAGTTAGGTTGGCGTTCTGGGTGGAAAGCTTACCGCCATATAAATAACCAATCGACAGGCTCAACATAAAAACAGTAATAATACTGCCCCAAATATGCACACTACTGCCAAAAAAAGGAGCCAGAATGCGGCCGCCGAGTAATTCCACACCCATGATGGAAAAGCCGCTACAGAAGGCGAGTAAGTAAATAAGTCGATTTTGCCAAGCTAAGGTCATTATGCACTCTTGTTATTTAGTGATGAGGCTTAGCTTATCCTACTGGATAAAAACAACGCTGGCTAGCGATTAGCCAACTGCCAGCGTTTGCTTTAGGAAGGGTTATATTTGTTTTATAACAAAGGCTTGAGGAAGCGTGCAGTATGCGATTGTGCATGCTCAGCTACTTGCTCTGGGCTGCCAGTAACTAAGATTTCACCACCACCAGAGCCACCTTCTGGGCCAAGATCGACAATCCAGTCTGCGGTTTTAATCACATCTAAGTTATGCTCAATCACAACGATGGTATTGCCGTGATCACGCAGGCGATGGATAACTTGCAGTAACTGTTTGATATCGTGGAAGTGTAAGCCTGTGGTTGGCTCATCCAGAATATACAAGGTTTTCCCTGTATCGCGTTTAGAGAGTTCTTTGGCCAGTTTAACTCGTTGTGCCTCACCACCAGAAAGAGTCGTTGCTGATTGTCCTAAAGTAATGTAGCTCAAACCGACATCCATTAGCGTTTGCAACTTGCGTTTAACCGCAGGAATAGCGTTGAAGAACTCTAGTGCGTCTTCAATCGTCATATCCAAGACTTCGTTGATGTTCTTACCCTTGTATTTAACTTCCAAGGTTTCGCGGTTATAGCGCTTACCTTTACATTCGTCACAAGGCACGTAAACATCTGGCAAGAAGTGCATTTCAACTTTAATCACACCGTCACCCTGACAAGCTTCACAGCGGCCGCCTTTGACGTTAAAACTAAAGCGACCTGGCTTG
This Thalassotalea euphylliae DNA region includes the following protein-coding sequences:
- a CDS encoding fused MFS/spermidine synthase, which produces MTLAWQNRLIYLLAFCSGFSIMGVELLGGRILAPFFGSSVHIWGSIITVFMLSLSIGYLYGGKLSTQNANLTRYGMIFIVAGILVLPIALWANPIMETIFVAIEDSRYGSLAAASALFLLPTIVLGMISPYSVRLLVTSKEQSGQVAGILYFVSTLGSAMGTIFTSFYFVLWFEVNTIIVSYSALLVVLGATAITFQKLASQTQLATTEEVAHEN